One Frankia alni ACN14a DNA window includes the following coding sequences:
- a CDS encoding tyrosine-type recombinase/integrase has translation MISGTVVGMGYAKKRIGKDGKPRYTACYLDLRGRVRSAGTFTGKRDADRAWQQAEVKQREGRVGDPRRGRRTFGEYVQETWFPNHVMEPRTRETYRYNLDAHILPWFTGMRMAEIMPADVREWVTDQSNRGLGPNVIDKNMTILSAIFTTALNDQMTFLHACRGVKIPEVPKKPLQIITPEQFDLIYGKLSDAVLQLLVEVDIESGMRWGELTELRPRDLNLTTGIVTVSRAVVELSPKDHPTGGRFLVQEYPKNKKYRRFKISRQVVDKLQTYIQSTGLGTDDLLFPMPDQDLPAVQIGLPTEPDEPALTEPNAKGRQYRHGTITAYSMAPCRCQPCKGAYAAYRAKRRAAGKDNPRKRRRRDTDGHIPGDWFRKQVWHPAVEAAGIGRRVRVHDLRHAHASWLLAGGADLQVVKERLGHGSIATTQRYLHTLPTADETALNALDRIRGRSTA, from the coding sequence ATGATCAGTGGGACGGTGGTCGGGATGGGCTACGCGAAGAAGCGGATTGGTAAGGACGGCAAGCCTCGGTACACGGCGTGCTACCTGGATCTGCGTGGCCGGGTGCGGTCGGCAGGGACGTTCACCGGGAAGCGGGACGCGGACCGGGCCTGGCAGCAGGCGGAGGTCAAGCAGCGCGAGGGCCGGGTCGGCGACCCGCGGCGTGGCCGGCGGACGTTCGGTGAGTACGTCCAGGAGACCTGGTTTCCCAACCATGTGATGGAGCCGCGCACCCGCGAGACCTACCGGTACAACCTCGACGCGCACATCCTGCCCTGGTTCACCGGGATGCGGATGGCCGAGATTATGCCGGCGGACGTCCGCGAGTGGGTGACCGACCAGAGCAACCGGGGTCTTGGCCCGAACGTGATCGACAAGAACATGACGATTCTCAGCGCGATCTTCACCACCGCGCTGAACGATCAGATGACGTTCCTGCACGCATGCCGTGGCGTGAAGATCCCCGAAGTTCCGAAGAAGCCGCTACAGATCATCACTCCCGAGCAGTTCGACCTGATCTACGGAAAGCTGAGCGACGCGGTCCTCCAACTCCTCGTCGAGGTCGACATCGAGAGTGGGATGCGCTGGGGCGAGCTGACGGAGCTGCGTCCCCGGGACCTCAACCTCACCACCGGAATCGTCACCGTTAGCCGGGCCGTGGTGGAGCTGAGCCCGAAGGATCACCCGACCGGCGGCCGGTTCCTCGTGCAGGAGTACCCGAAGAACAAGAAGTACCGCCGCTTCAAGATCAGCCGGCAGGTGGTCGACAAGCTCCAGACGTACATCCAGTCGACGGGACTCGGAACAGACGACCTGCTGTTCCCCATGCCGGACCAGGACCTGCCCGCGGTCCAGATCGGGCTGCCGACGGAGCCGGACGAGCCTGCCCTGACCGAGCCGAACGCGAAGGGCAGGCAGTACCGGCACGGCACGATCACCGCGTATTCGATGGCCCCCTGCCGATGCCAGCCCTGCAAGGGTGCATACGCGGCCTATCGAGCGAAGCGACGGGCAGCAGGCAAGGACAACCCACGCAAGCGGCGCCGCCGCGACACCGACGGTCACATCCCCGGCGACTGGTTCCGCAAGCAGGTCTGGCATCCGGCGGTCGAGGCGGCCGGGATCGGCCGACGCGTCCGCGTTCACGATCTCCGGCACGCGCACGCTTCCTGGCTCCTCGCCGGCGGAGCGGACCTCCAAGTCGTGAAGGAGCGCCTCGGCCACGGCTCGATCGCCACCACCCAGCGCTACCTGCACACCCTGCCGACCGCCGACGAGACGGCCCTCAACGCGCTTGATCGCATCCGCGGCCGGAGTACCGCGTAG
- a CDS encoding COG4705 family protein — MTTELPLGPPSSRAREMLNKVPEITIWFWVIKILCTTVGESFADWINTTLGVGLTNTALIFTAVLAAVLYVQMRLRRYVPLAYWLTVVVVSITGTLYTDILTDSRGVPLKVSTTVFAVLLAIVFGIWYARERTLSIHSIASTPREAFYWLAVLVTFALGTAAGDWTLELSGWGPGKSVLLPAALIATVVVAWRLGGQPVLAFWLAYILTRPLGANIGDWFATPKSEQGLGLGTALTSVIFLVAIGATVLYLTWSKADVIPESEAPDTRVHGSGPSREPLALGLYVVAAVAAGLLLHHTSQIPHTSPLAAEEGGGSASNNIQLTPAQAVANFPKADVASFKTIVDDTLTRLDSGDQSGATARIKDLETAWDDDQSKLKPMDGNAWTFLDGRIDDVLSALRASHPDPATEKQVLTTLSTSLGG, encoded by the coding sequence ATGACTACCGAACTGCCCCTGGGCCCACCATCCTCCCGGGCGCGCGAGATGCTGAACAAGGTTCCCGAGATCACGATCTGGTTCTGGGTAATCAAGATCCTTTGTACGACCGTCGGCGAGAGCTTCGCCGACTGGATCAACACGACGCTCGGCGTCGGCCTCACCAACACGGCGCTCATCTTCACCGCCGTCCTGGCCGCGGTGCTCTACGTGCAGATGCGACTCCGCCGATACGTGCCGTTGGCCTACTGGCTCACCGTCGTGGTCGTGAGTATCACCGGCACGCTCTACACCGACATCCTCACGGATAGCCGGGGCGTTCCGCTGAAGGTGAGCACCACGGTCTTCGCTGTCCTCCTGGCGATCGTCTTCGGCATCTGGTACGCGCGCGAGCGCACCCTGTCGATCCACAGCATCGCCTCGACGCCCCGCGAGGCGTTCTACTGGCTCGCGGTCCTGGTGACCTTCGCACTCGGTACGGCGGCCGGCGACTGGACCCTCGAGCTCAGCGGCTGGGGCCCTGGCAAGTCGGTCCTGCTCCCGGCCGCCCTCATCGCCACCGTCGTCGTCGCCTGGCGGCTCGGCGGGCAGCCGGTGCTCGCCTTCTGGTTGGCCTATATCCTCACCCGGCCGCTGGGCGCCAACATCGGCGACTGGTTCGCGACCCCGAAGTCCGAGCAGGGACTGGGCCTCGGCACCGCTCTCACCAGTGTGATCTTCCTTGTCGCCATCGGGGCCACCGTCCTCTACCTCACCTGGTCGAAGGCGGACGTCATCCCCGAGTCGGAGGCCCCGGACACCCGCGTCCACGGCTCAGGTCCCAGCCGAGAGCCACTCGCCCTCGGCCTCTACGTCGTGGCTGCGGTCGCGGCCGGGCTCCTGCTCCACCACACCTCGCAGATCCCGCACACGTCTCCGCTCGCCGCGGAGGAGGGCGGCGGATCGGCCTCCAACAACATCCAGCTCACGCCCGCTCAGGCAGTCGCCAACTTCCCAAAGGCCGACGTCGCCAGCTTCAAGACGATCGTCGACGACACGCTCACCAGGTTGGACTCGGGCGACCAGAGCGGTGCCACGGCTCGGATCAAGGATCTCGAGACGGCCTGGGACGACGATCAGTCCAAGCTCAAGCCCATGGACGGCAATGCCTGGACGTTCCTCGACGGTCGGATCGACGACGTCCTGAGCGCACTGCGGGCATCCCACCCTGACCCCGCGACCGAGAAGCAGGTGTTGACCACGCTGTCTACGTCCTTGGGCGGCTGA
- a CDS encoding response regulator transcription factor: MIAIGVCEDQESIRTILVRGLRQAGYEVVVAHDGREALRQFSPDNNISVIIMDIGLPDADGRDVVQALKSAGQHAPVLFLTALDATHDHLAGFAAGADDYVTKPFDLKVLLARLEVLARRGPAGGISADGLVLDPITHSARTAAGQVRLSPTEFRMLAAIIARPHEVVRRRSVIAAAWPDGAIISDNTVDSFIHRLRTKLESIDSPTGIETVRAVGFTMTRMDG, translated from the coding sequence ATGATCGCGATCGGGGTATGCGAGGACCAGGAATCCATCCGGACCATCCTTGTCCGGGGGCTGCGCCAGGCTGGCTACGAGGTGGTCGTCGCCCATGATGGCCGTGAGGCGCTCCGCCAGTTCAGTCCGGACAACAACATCAGCGTGATCATAATGGACATCGGCCTGCCGGACGCTGACGGCCGAGATGTCGTCCAGGCGCTTAAGTCAGCCGGGCAGCACGCTCCCGTCCTCTTCCTGACTGCGCTCGATGCGACGCACGACCATCTTGCTGGTTTCGCCGCTGGCGCGGACGACTACGTCACCAAGCCGTTCGACCTCAAGGTGCTTCTGGCACGCCTCGAGGTTCTGGCGCGCCGTGGACCTGCCGGCGGCATCAGCGCCGACGGGCTTGTTCTCGACCCAATCACGCACTCGGCCCGGACCGCGGCGGGACAAGTGCGCCTCAGCCCCACGGAGTTTCGCATGCTGGCGGCGATCATCGCTCGGCCGCACGAGGTGGTGCGCAGAAGGAGCGTCATCGCCGCGGCATGGCCCGACGGAGCGATCATCAGCGACAATACCGTCGACTCCTTCATCCACCGCCTGCGGACCAAACTCGAGTCGATCGACTCACCGACTGGAATCGAGACGGTTCGAGCAGTCGGATTCACGATGACGCGGATGGATGGCTAG